One stretch of Halobaculum marinum DNA includes these proteins:
- a CDS encoding uracil-DNA glycosylase has product MSEQSLDADLCVTDCERCPALVESRSRIVNGVGPTDADLVFVGEAPGANEDSEGEPFVGRSGTVLDDALRDAGLARADVRITNCVRCRPPDNRDPKTDELANCRGYLAEELARVDPELVVTLGKVPSQHLLDRSVAVTSENGEVFDARVGDTAVRLLVCLHPAATLYDRSQADAFAETIARAAELSGLADGDGGQASLGDY; this is encoded by the coding sequence ATGAGCGAGCAGTCGCTGGACGCGGATCTGTGCGTGACCGACTGCGAGCGGTGCCCCGCGCTCGTCGAGTCGCGCTCTCGGATCGTCAACGGCGTCGGCCCGACGGACGCCGACCTCGTGTTCGTCGGCGAGGCGCCCGGCGCCAACGAGGACAGCGAGGGCGAACCGTTCGTCGGTCGCTCGGGGACGGTGCTCGACGACGCCCTGCGCGACGCCGGTCTCGCGCGCGCCGACGTGCGCATCACCAACTGCGTGCGCTGTCGCCCGCCGGACAACCGCGACCCGAAGACCGACGAACTGGCGAACTGTCGCGGCTACCTCGCCGAGGAGTTGGCGCGGGTCGACCCCGAACTCGTCGTCACGCTCGGGAAGGTGCCGTCCCAACACCTGCTGGACCGCTCGGTCGCGGTGACGAGCGAGAACGGCGAGGTGTTCGACGCGCGCGTCGGCGACACCGCGGTGCGCCTGCTGGTGTGTCTCCACCCCGCGGCGACGCTGTACGACCGGAGTCAGGCCGACGCCTTCGCGGAGACCATCGCCCGCGCAGCCGAGTTGTCGGGGCTCGCCGACGGCGACGGCGGGCAGGCCAGCCTCGGCGACTACTGA
- a CDS encoding 50S ribosomal protein L15e produces the protein MARSFYSHIKEAWRNQDEGKLAELQWQRKQQWREEGAIVRIDRPTRLDKARELGYKAKQGVVMARVSVRKGGARKQRFKAGRRSKRQGVNRIGRRKSIQRIGEERVSRKFPNLRVLASYPVGQDGSQKWFEAILVDPEHPAIENDDELNWICDDSQKGRAFRGLTNAGASNRGLNQRGKGTEKTRPSVSSGNRHGK, from the coding sequence ATGGCACGAAGCTTCTACTCCCACATCAAGGAAGCCTGGCGGAACCAGGACGAGGGCAAGCTCGCGGAACTGCAGTGGCAGCGCAAGCAGCAGTGGCGCGAGGAGGGCGCCATCGTTCGGATCGACCGACCGACCCGCCTCGACAAGGCGCGCGAACTCGGCTACAAGGCCAAGCAGGGCGTCGTGATGGCGCGCGTCTCCGTCCGCAAGGGCGGCGCGCGCAAGCAGCGCTTCAAGGCGGGCCGCCGCTCGAAGCGCCAGGGCGTCAACCGCATCGGTCGCCGGAAGTCCATCCAGCGCATCGGTGAGGAGCGCGTCTCGCGCAAGTTCCCGAACCTCCGCGTGCTCGCCTCCTACCCGGTGGGCCAGGATGGCTCCCAGAAGTGGTTCGAGGCGATTCTCGTCGATCCCGAGCACCCCGCAATCGAGAACGACGACGAACTCAACTGGATCTGCGACGACTCCCAGAAGGGTCGCGCGTTCCGCGGCCTCACGAACGCCGGCGCCTCCAACCGCGGTCTCAACCAGCGCGGCAAGGGCACCGAGAAGACCCGCCCGTCCGTGTCGAGCGGCAACCGTCACGGCAAGTAG
- a CDS encoding serine/threonine-protein kinase RIO2, which produces MVGNVAETMAELEPEDFYLLSGVEQGMRFSEWVNVEKIPGYAGLSEENADYRIDRCADRDLIRRKTIQYEGYQLTFEGYDALALHTFAERETVTGMGAPLGVGKESDVYEVETYRPMALKFHREGYTNFREVHKERDYTSDNHHVSWQYTARKAAEREYGALEDLYPNVSVPRPIDHNRHAIVMEKLPGPELAKAKLQSEQVVGVLDLVLREMDLAYRAGYVHADISEYNVAVSDDGVVIFDWPQSVETDHENADELLLRDVDNILSYFARKYPSEMPEVDPQTVTDAILDGTFESVRAFAESEA; this is translated from the coding sequence ATGGTCGGGAACGTCGCCGAGACGATGGCGGAGCTCGAGCCCGAGGACTTCTATCTCCTCTCGGGCGTCGAGCAGGGGATGCGTTTCTCCGAGTGGGTGAACGTCGAGAAGATCCCCGGCTACGCCGGACTCTCGGAGGAGAACGCGGACTACCGGATCGACCGCTGTGCCGACCGCGACCTCATCCGGCGCAAGACGATCCAGTACGAGGGGTACCAGCTCACCTTCGAGGGGTACGACGCGCTCGCGCTCCACACGTTCGCCGAGCGCGAGACGGTCACCGGGATGGGCGCGCCGCTGGGAGTGGGCAAAGAGAGCGACGTGTACGAGGTGGAGACGTACCGCCCGATGGCGCTGAAGTTCCACCGCGAGGGGTACACCAACTTCCGCGAGGTGCACAAAGAGCGCGACTACACCAGCGACAACCACCACGTCTCCTGGCAGTACACCGCCCGCAAGGCCGCCGAGCGCGAGTACGGCGCCTTGGAGGACCTGTACCCGAACGTGTCGGTGCCGCGTCCCATCGACCACAATCGGCACGCCATCGTGATGGAGAAGCTCCCCGGGCCGGAACTGGCGAAGGCGAAACTGCAGTCCGAGCAGGTCGTTGGCGTCCTCGATCTGGTCCTGCGCGAGATGGACCTGGCGTACCGCGCGGGCTACGTCCACGCGGACATCTCCGAGTACAACGTCGCCGTCAGCGACGACGGCGTCGTCATCTTCGACTGGCCACAGTCGGTCGAGACGGACCACGAGAACGCCGACGAACTCCTCTTGCGCGACGTGGACAACATCCTGAGCTACTTCGCCCGGAAGTACCCGAGCGAGATGCCCGAGGTCGACCCGCAGACGGTGACGGACGCGATTCTGGACGGCACGTTCGAGTCGGTGCGGGCGTTCGCCGAGTCGGAGGCGTGA
- a CDS encoding DUF99 family protein gives MTPGSRALGVAVSASDGDDGPAHATVAGAVVRADRVVDGLSFSTCSVGGTDATAAMIDCWERLAREDVRHLLVAGVAPAWFNVVDLAAVHEATDRPVVAVAFEASDGLEPHLRAHFDGAALDARLATYRSLPDRHPVVLNPDDGEGEAGDDGGAEPDLCVRAVGVDDAEARRVVRAHTPEGRRRPEPLRVAKLAARAGRSYLHDPGPPASDPAGDAGDG, from the coding sequence GTGACTCCCGGTTCGCGCGCGCTCGGCGTCGCCGTCTCCGCGAGCGACGGCGACGACGGGCCGGCGCACGCGACCGTCGCGGGCGCCGTCGTCCGCGCCGACCGGGTGGTCGACGGCCTCTCCTTCTCGACGTGCAGCGTCGGCGGCACCGACGCGACCGCCGCCATGATCGACTGTTGGGAGCGACTCGCTCGCGAGGACGTGCGCCACCTCCTCGTGGCCGGCGTCGCACCCGCGTGGTTCAACGTCGTCGACCTCGCGGCGGTCCACGAGGCCACCGACCGGCCAGTGGTGGCCGTCGCCTTCGAGGCCAGCGACGGACTCGAACCGCACCTCCGCGCGCACTTCGACGGCGCGGCGCTCGACGCCCGCCTCGCCACTTACCGGTCGCTCCCCGACCGGCACCCGGTCGTGCTCAATCCTGACGACGGAGAGGGTGAGGCCGGCGACGACGGCGGAGCCGAACCCGATCTGTGTGTCCGCGCGGTCGGCGTCGACGACGCCGAGGCCCGGCGAGTCGTCCGGGCGCACACCCCCGAGGGGCGACGACGCCCCGAACCGCTTCGCGTGGCGAAACTCGCCGCGCGGGCCGGTCGGTCGTACCTCCACGACCCCGGCCCGCCGGCGAGTGACCCCGCTGGCGACGCGGGAGACGGGTAA
- a CDS encoding rhomboid family intramembrane serine protease produces MQSDRAVDAPDDLPAFLGRLRDQYRAAHTGTTLTLVALTSAVFLLQLVGTALTGADSVRQLTAYLFLEGGDAVYLLSLFLHRGPLHFLSNVLVLLVLAPQERHFSPGGYWTFVATAAVASLATGYAVLLAYSPQPNVAFYGISGLGYALAGFALARGVRFRDGLSELDLVAAAVGVTSTVAVAANLLVSLPDAPVAVNGGHLAGVVVGLATGAVWRRRSGVDAAAESSADDAQ; encoded by the coding sequence ATGCAGTCGGACCGCGCCGTCGACGCACCCGACGACCTCCCCGCGTTTCTCGGGCGCCTCCGCGACCAGTACCGGGCGGCGCACACCGGGACGACGCTGACGCTGGTGGCGCTCACCTCGGCGGTGTTCCTCCTCCAACTAGTCGGGACGGCGCTCACCGGCGCCGACTCGGTCCGTCAACTGACCGCGTACCTGTTCCTCGAGGGCGGCGACGCGGTGTACCTACTGTCGCTGTTCCTCCACCGTGGGCCGCTCCACTTCCTCTCGAACGTTCTCGTCCTCCTCGTCCTCGCCCCACAGGAGCGCCACTTCTCGCCCGGGGGGTACTGGACGTTCGTGGCGACGGCGGCGGTCGCGTCGCTGGCCACCGGGTACGCGGTGCTGCTCGCGTACAGCCCCCAACCGAACGTCGCGTTCTACGGGATCAGCGGCCTCGGCTACGCGCTCGCGGGCTTCGCCCTCGCGAGGGGCGTGCGCTTCCGGGACGGCCTCTCCGAACTCGACCTCGTCGCGGCCGCCGTCGGCGTCACCTCGACCGTCGCGGTCGCGGCGAACCTCCTCGTGAGCCTCCCCGACGCCCCGGTGGCCGTCAACGGCGGGCACCTCGCGGGGGTGGTCGTCGGCCTCGCGACCGGTGCCGTGTGGCGGCGCCGCTCGGGAGTCGACGCGGCGGCGGAGTCGAGCGCCGACGACGCTCAGTAG
- a CDS encoding lipoate--protein ligase family protein, with protein sequence MSDSDVEQVPESAGAAVAAGPLADREWRLIREEARPGPLNMALDEVAAETAADGGPRTVRVYRWDPSCLSMGYTQDPETVDWDHCADAGVDVTRRQTGGGGIYHDHDGDISYSITAPADELPGDLLDAYHLLCEPVLAAFRTLGVDADYAESERPAIYHPACYLRALHPAHDVCADGGAGRKLSGNAQYRREASVIQHGSVTFDAKPAEHLAVFRDHGVNEDEFAERVGGITDYATATREEAVAAFEDALATWADAEEGAWTDAELARAEEIAAEKYRSDEWVRERPGGR encoded by the coding sequence ATGAGCGATTCGGACGTCGAGCAGGTCCCCGAGTCCGCAGGCGCCGCCGTCGCCGCCGGGCCCCTCGCCGACCGCGAGTGGCGACTGATCCGCGAGGAGGCCCGCCCCGGCCCCCTGAACATGGCGCTCGACGAGGTGGCCGCCGAGACCGCCGCCGACGGCGGCCCGCGCACGGTCCGCGTGTACCGTTGGGATCCCTCGTGTCTGTCGATGGGGTACACACAAGATCCGGAGACGGTCGACTGGGACCACTGCGCCGACGCCGGCGTCGACGTGACGCGTCGCCAGACCGGCGGCGGCGGCATCTACCACGACCACGACGGCGACATCTCCTACTCCATCACCGCGCCCGCAGACGAACTCCCGGGAGACCTCCTCGACGCCTACCACCTGCTGTGTGAGCCGGTGCTGGCGGCGTTCCGCACGCTCGGCGTCGACGCCGACTACGCCGAGTCGGAGCGGCCCGCCATCTACCACCCCGCCTGTTACCTCCGGGCGCTCCACCCGGCCCACGACGTGTGCGCCGACGGCGGCGCCGGGCGGAAGCTGTCGGGCAACGCCCAGTACCGCCGCGAGGCGAGCGTCATCCAGCACGGTTCGGTGACGTTCGACGCCAAGCCCGCCGAGCACCTCGCGGTGTTCCGCGACCACGGCGTCAACGAAGACGAGTTCGCCGAGCGCGTCGGCGGGATCACAGACTACGCGACTGCGACCCGCGAGGAGGCGGTCGCCGCCTTCGAGGACGCGCTGGCGACGTGGGCCGACGCCGAGGAGGGCGCGTGGACCGACGCGGAGCTGGCGCGCGCCGAGGAGATAGCGGCCGAGAAGTACCGCAGCGACGAGTGGGTGCGCGAGCGACCGGGCGGCCGATAG